The region AGAGGATAAATTTCTAAGGGTTTTGGCGGAAAAACAAGATGATATATGAGATGGTTTCAACTTTCAACTTTTAACGggatgacattttgatttttggatgggtcggaGGGAAACACACATGTGTGGACCTTACAGGGGCATCCCCTCTCGTGGGCTTGAGGATGCGGGTTTCACGGCAGGGCAGGCTGCTTTAAAAGCTGCTATAGGCAAAGTCACTAAACATGAGAAGTCGTGCATagaaaatcaacacgtgttcataccattttGCATTTGATACGGTTGGTTTCCTCGCACCGGATGCGGTGAAACTTCTTAATAGAGTACAATGGATCATGCATATCAATGTTACATCCCCTAGATCTATGGATGTAGTCttcaaaagaattagttttacCATACAAAAACGCTTAGTGGTGCAGCTCATTGTCAGTTTGCCATATCACTCGTTGTATGATGATATTTAAATTAATGGAAACTTCAGTTTactaaaaaaaaactttcaattCCATCAACAAGAGAATTTTAAACAACTACTTTCATGGTGCTTAGCATGATGCTTAGAGGATTATCAAATGTTATAATCGAATTGCATCCACTTTCCAGAAATTCTATTTGAATTGCATCTACTTTCCAGAAATTCTATTCAAATACAACCATTAAGATTATCAGATTCTGACCATTAATTTATTAATAGCGATTTAGAGTGGCTTGCACCTACAAACAACAAATGTTCCATGAATTTTCATGTTTCACATATGTCTAAAGAAGAGGAAATAGGTCAATAGATATATAAAATCCCTAATTTAAAagctaattaaaacatatgaaattAAACATGAATTTGATACCTACTTGTACTTGAAATTGAGGCTTGATGCACTCAAATACTAGAAATTGAGGTTTGGAGCTTCAATTGGTGACCACCGGTTATAAGAGGAGCGGGAATGCGTGGAAGACGACGCATTTGTCGTGAACGAGGGGATGGTTAAGCTAGGTCTCAATCGATGGTGGTAGCTAGTAGGGGGCTAAGAGAGATGAATGTGAGGTAGACCAGAAGATGGGAGGGAGACGAAACTCGTTTTTTTGGCGGAGGAGAGAGGTTGATCGACCACGAGGGGACTACCAACGATTTctagcaaaaaaaaaaactaatagaaTTTGAGTTGAATATAATATGCAaagagtattttggtaaatttatatgtatttaacattttatatatatatatatatatatatatatatatatatatatatatatatatatgatattaaattgatTTATACCTCATTAAATTATAGAATTGGATATAAATGTGAGTTTAATAGGTTAAGAAATTATATGTAATTAAGAGTTTTGGAAGGACATAGATCTAATGTTTGCAAAGATATATATGAAattttcaataataataataataataataataataataataataataataataaaatactttttgttgtgataatatgataaaaaaaaaaaaagaatacacATACGATCATTGGAGCTATCTTTAAATATTTAATACGTCCCCTAGGAGTGAAGTCAGGCTACACCGGAGCGCTCTCATGATCGAGCACGGAAGCACCCAACGTCAACCATTCCACAGGTTCTTTGACTGTTGGCTCGGCGAGCTAAGTTCCACCCTTGAGCAGCTCGTCTCCGCCGCCAACCACCACAAAGACGATGATGATATCGAAGACGACTCAGACTTATACTCGCTGATTGGTAAAGCTGTAGGGCACTACGAGGAGTACTACAAGGCTAAATCAGATGGAGCAAAAGGAGATGTGCTTTCGATGTTTACACCCACATGGCTGACAAAGCTGGAAGATGCTTTTTTATGGATCGCCGGATGGCGGCCGACGACGGCTATCCACCTGCTGTACTCCAAGTCCGGAATCCAGCTTGAGGCCAGGCTCAGTGATCAAATTCCGTTATTCAGCTGCGGGGATTTAGGAGACTTGACTTCGAATCAGATGTTCCGAATCGACGAGTTACAGAAGAAAACCATCCGTGAAGAAAGAGCTGTAACTGAGAAAATGGCGACTTTACAGGAGTCGTCGGCAGACACGGACATGATGGATTTATCCAACGCGGTGTCGGAGaggatcaggaagaagaaattcGATGGAGGGAGGGAGATTGATGGAATAGTGGAATCGGTGATAGAGGAGAAGAAGAATGAACTGGAGAAGGTGTTACACATGGCAGATGTTCTGAGAATGGAGACATTGAAGTCCGTAGTGGAGATACTGACGCCGTTACAGGCGGTGTACTTTCTAATCGCTGCAGCGGAGCTTCACCTCCGGCTACACGAATGGGGCCAGAAGATGGACGCGGCTTAGTTAACTTCAGTCGTTTTCTTTTTCGTGTCTGTAATTGTCTGTTCAAATCATAAAATGTAAGAGTCTAAAATCAGATCGTGGTTGACAAATAAACGTTTTTTAGTTTAATCACACTACAACTAGAAACTTAAGTTTCAGCGAAATTTTACAACAGATGTGCGATGTTTTAGACATTTCCTTTATTTATTCCACATTTTTTCATAGAAGCGAGGGTTTATCAGGGATCAACTACAGATCTCATAAGTGTTTATTGACGCACCTCAATTCCTCGCCAATCGGTCGAAGATGAAGGCATTTCAACGAG is a window of Lactuca sativa cultivar Salinas chromosome 1, Lsat_Salinas_v11, whole genome shotgun sequence DNA encoding:
- the LOC111909815 gene encoding protein DOG1-like 3 — encoded protein: MIEHGSTQRQPFHRFFDCWLGELSSTLEQLVSAANHHKDDDDIEDDSDLYSLIGKAVGHYEEYYKAKSDGAKGDVLSMFTPTWLTKLEDAFLWIAGWRPTTAIHLLYSKSGIQLEARLSDQIPLFSCGDLGDLTSNQMFRIDELQKKTIREERAVTEKMATLQESSADTDMMDLSNAVSERIRKKKFDGGREIDGIVESVIEEKKNELEKVLHMADVLRMETLKSVVEILTPLQAVYFLIAAAELHLRLHEWGQKMDAA